From the genome of Bos javanicus breed banteng chromosome 20, ARS-OSU_banteng_1.0, whole genome shotgun sequence:
cccacacaccacagctaagaGCTTGCATGCCTcagctaaagattccacatgctgcaacgaagtGCCGCATATTCTTAAAAGCCATTAAAGAATAGCAACCTACAGACTgacatatttgcaaatcatagatTCTATAAGAGgctaatatctagaatatattaaaaaaatctgagaattccctgacagtccagtggacAAGACTCTGTGGCCTGCCTCTTTCCACCATCTTTCTGTGCCACCAGAATGGTGCACATGAATGTCCTGGCTGATGTTCTCAAGAGTATCAACGATgccaaaaagaaaggcaaatgccAGGTCCTTATTAGGCCATGCTCCAAAGTCATCGTCAAGTTTCTAACAGTGATGATGAAGCATGGTTACATTGGCGAATTTGAAATCATTGATGATCACAGGGCTGGGAAAATTGTTGTGAACCTCACAGGCAGGCTAAATAAGTGTGGAGCGATCAGCCCCAGATTTGATGTGCAACTTaaagatctagaaaaatggcagaatAACCTGCTCCCATCCTATCAGCTTGGTTTCATTGTACTGACAAC
Proteins encoded in this window:
- the LOC133233349 gene encoding small ribosomal subunit protein uS8-like, coding for MVHMNVLADVLKSINDAKKKGKCQVLIRPCSKVIVKFLTVMMKHGYIGEFEIIDDHRAGKIVVNLTGRLNKCGAISPRFDVQLKDLEKWQNNLLPSYQLGFIVLTTSAGIMDHEAARRKHTGGKILGFFF